One part of the Anaeromyxobacter sp. Fw109-5 genome encodes these proteins:
- a CDS encoding TIGR02206 family membrane protein, translated as MGTLRSFSWTHLAILAAVPLGAAALAAAVRARPGLARPVCRALAAAIALNELAWYRHALALGWVHPPHGLPLDLCDVTLWLTVYALATLAPWALEAVYFLGLAGSGMALLTPDLADVPFPSYAAVQFFLAHGGVVGSVLFLAFAGILRPRPGAWWRAFLGVNAFAAAVALFNAVLGTNYMYLCEKPRSGTLLDWLGPWPVYVLAADVVALALLFLLSLPFRGVRARRAADGLRLP; from the coding sequence GTGGGCACGCTCCGATCGTTCTCGTGGACGCACCTCGCGATCCTCGCCGCCGTCCCGCTGGGGGCCGCCGCCCTCGCCGCCGCGGTGCGCGCGCGGCCCGGCCTCGCGCGGCCGGTGTGCCGCGCGCTCGCGGCGGCCATCGCGCTGAACGAGCTCGCCTGGTACCGCCACGCGCTCGCCCTGGGGTGGGTCCACCCTCCGCACGGCCTCCCGCTCGATCTCTGCGACGTCACGCTGTGGCTGACGGTCTACGCCCTCGCCACCCTCGCCCCCTGGGCGCTGGAGGCGGTCTACTTCCTGGGCCTCGCCGGCAGCGGGATGGCGCTCCTCACGCCGGACCTGGCGGACGTCCCGTTCCCGTCCTACGCCGCCGTCCAGTTCTTCCTGGCGCACGGCGGCGTCGTCGGGTCGGTGCTGTTCCTCGCCTTCGCCGGGATCCTGAGGCCGCGGCCCGGAGCGTGGTGGCGCGCCTTCCTCGGCGTGAACGCCTTCGCCGCCGCGGTCGCGCTCTTCAACGCGGTGCTCGGGACGAACTACATGTACCTGTGCGAGAAGCCGCGCTCGGGGACGCTGCTCGACTGGCTCGGGCCCTGGCCCGTCTACGTCCTCGCCGCGGACGTGGTCGCCCTCGCGCTGCTCTTCCTGCTGTCGCTCCCCTTCCGCGGCGTCCGGGCGCGCCGCGCGGCGGACGGCCTTCGGCTACCATGA
- a CDS encoding alcohol dehydrogenase catalytic domain-containing protein: MRAIRYHGPRKPLQLEQIATPAPGPGDVLVRVSAAGVCHTELHFLSGLLDLGVAPLTLGHEIVGRVEAVGEGVPRERVGERVILYYYAGCGRCPHCLRGDENLCDALRAEHGFVTDGGFAEYVRVPARNAVPLPDAIGDAEAAPIGCGVTTAVHAANLAGVGLGDWVVVFGVGAVGYGLVQVARLRGARVIAVGRTPEKLERARALGAEATVRAGVEDVAARLRELTGGRGADVVFELVATRETMAASSRALAKRGRLVFVGYSEDTFEIHPIQLVVGEQVVTASVGNTLAELQAAVELVAAGRVKTVVDRVLPLERFQEGIDALAAGRLVGRAVLAP, from the coding sequence ATGCGCGCCATCCGCTATCACGGCCCGAGGAAGCCGCTGCAGCTCGAGCAGATCGCCACCCCGGCGCCCGGCCCGGGCGACGTGCTCGTCCGGGTGTCCGCGGCGGGCGTGTGCCACACCGAGCTCCACTTCCTCTCCGGGCTCCTCGACCTGGGCGTCGCGCCGCTCACGCTCGGGCACGAGATCGTCGGGCGCGTCGAGGCGGTCGGCGAGGGCGTCCCACGCGAGCGCGTCGGAGAGCGGGTCATCCTGTACTACTACGCGGGCTGCGGCCGCTGCCCGCACTGCCTGCGGGGCGACGAGAACCTGTGCGACGCCCTGCGGGCGGAGCACGGGTTCGTGACCGACGGCGGCTTCGCCGAGTACGTGCGGGTCCCGGCGCGGAACGCGGTGCCCCTGCCCGACGCGATCGGCGACGCGGAGGCGGCGCCCATCGGGTGCGGGGTCACCACCGCGGTGCACGCCGCGAACCTCGCCGGCGTCGGGCTGGGCGACTGGGTGGTGGTGTTCGGCGTCGGGGCGGTGGGGTACGGGCTCGTGCAGGTCGCGCGGCTCCGCGGCGCGCGCGTGATCGCGGTCGGCCGCACGCCGGAGAAGCTCGAGCGGGCGCGCGCGCTGGGAGCGGAAGCGACGGTGCGCGCCGGCGTGGAGGACGTCGCCGCGCGGCTCCGGGAGCTCACCGGCGGGCGCGGCGCCGACGTGGTGTTCGAGCTCGTCGCGACGCGCGAGACGATGGCCGCGAGCTCCCGCGCCCTCGCCAAGCGCGGGAGGCTCGTCTTCGTCGGCTACTCGGAGGACACGTTCGAGATCCACCCCATCCAGCTGGTGGTCGGCGAGCAGGTCGTCACCGCCTCGGTGGGGAACACGCTCGCCGAGCTCCAGGCGGCGGTGGAGCTCGTCGCCGCCGGGCGCGTGAAGACGGTGGTCGACCGCGTCCTGCCGCTCGAACGCTTCCAGGAGGGCATCGACGCGCTCGCCGCGGGCCGCCTCGTCGGCCGCGCCGTGCTCGCGCCCTGA
- a CDS encoding DUF6496 domain-containing protein, whose product MPSKTTVRRAKEDLRAGKKPSTAAGEFVREEMEHVREGKHGARSSKQAIAIGLSKARRAGVPLPPPEKGATSERTRRSAARDAEVGKGARKRGAPSRRRSVASKRALKREGRGAASRRALSAQAKSAARRRGRAASRRKTSRRRSSAGRRSR is encoded by the coding sequence ATGCCGTCGAAGACCACGGTCCGGCGCGCGAAGGAGGACCTGCGCGCGGGGAAGAAGCCCTCCACCGCCGCGGGGGAGTTCGTCCGCGAGGAGATGGAGCACGTCCGCGAGGGCAAGCACGGGGCCCGCTCGTCGAAGCAGGCGATCGCCATCGGCCTGTCCAAGGCCCGGAGGGCGGGCGTGCCGCTTCCGCCGCCGGAGAAGGGCGCGACGAGCGAGCGCACGCGCCGCTCGGCGGCGCGCGACGCCGAGGTGGGCAAGGGAGCCCGCAAGCGGGGGGCGCCCTCGCGGCGCCGCAGCGTGGCGTCGAAGCGGGCCCTGAAGCGCGAGGGGCGCGGAGCGGCGTCCAGGCGGGCGCTGTCCGCGCAGGCGAAGAGCGCGGCGCGGCGGCGCGGGCGCGCCGCGTCGCGCCGGAAGACGTCCCGCCGCCGCTCGAGCGCCGGGCGCCGCAGCCGCTAG
- a CDS encoding glycine betaine ABC transporter substrate-binding protein produces the protein MSAAAILAAASLAASSAGVTVGSKQFGESLVLGELAAQLAREAGVESRHRAALGGTRVVWEALVRGEVDLYPEYTGTIARELLGGAVAADDVPALQAALAARGVGMTGGLGFEDTYALGMLRSRAAELGVSRVSDLLSHPQLRLGFTNEFMDRGDGWPALRARYRLPQRDVRGLEHEVAYAALAAGELDVTDLYSTDPEIRRHDLIVLEDDRRAFPPYEAVFLHRLELARRAPQALASIRRLEGRIDAGAMIAMNSRAELDGVAPSRVASEFLRDALGVTAAAPEEEGRAARVLRRTREHVALVAVALVAALALAVPLGVVAARRPGLGRVVLGAAGVVQTVPSLALLVMLIPLLGIGARPAVAALFLYGLLPIVRNTHAGLTGIALELRESAAALGLSPGARLRLVELPLATPAILAGVKTSAVITVGTATLGALVGAGGYGQPILTGVRLASVPLILEGALPAALLALAAQGLFDLAERWLVPRGLRRARAAGR, from the coding sequence GTGAGCGCCGCGGCGATCCTCGCGGCCGCGTCGCTCGCCGCGTCCTCTGCGGGGGTGACCGTCGGGTCGAAGCAGTTCGGCGAGTCGCTCGTGCTCGGGGAGCTCGCCGCGCAGCTGGCGCGGGAGGCGGGGGTCGAGTCGCGCCACCGGGCGGCGCTCGGCGGGACCCGCGTCGTGTGGGAGGCGCTCGTCCGCGGCGAGGTGGACCTCTACCCGGAGTACACCGGGACCATCGCCCGCGAGCTCCTCGGCGGCGCGGTCGCCGCGGACGACGTGCCGGCGCTCCAGGCCGCGCTCGCCGCCCGAGGGGTCGGCATGACGGGAGGGCTCGGGTTCGAGGACACCTACGCGCTCGGGATGCTCCGCTCGCGGGCCGCGGAGCTGGGCGTCTCGCGGGTCTCGGATCTCCTGAGCCACCCGCAGCTGCGGCTCGGGTTCACGAACGAGTTCATGGACCGGGGCGACGGCTGGCCCGCGCTGCGCGCGCGCTATCGCCTGCCGCAGCGGGACGTGCGCGGGCTCGAGCACGAGGTGGCCTACGCGGCCCTCGCGGCGGGCGAGCTCGACGTGACCGACCTGTACTCCACCGATCCGGAGATCCGCCGCCACGACCTCATCGTGCTGGAGGACGATCGCCGCGCGTTCCCGCCGTACGAGGCGGTCTTCCTCCACCGGCTCGAGCTCGCGCGGCGCGCCCCGCAGGCGCTGGCGTCGATCCGCCGGCTCGAGGGACGGATCGACGCCGGCGCGATGATCGCGATGAACTCGCGCGCGGAGCTCGACGGCGTCGCGCCCTCGCGCGTGGCGAGCGAGTTCCTGCGCGACGCGCTCGGGGTGACCGCCGCCGCGCCCGAGGAAGAGGGGAGGGCGGCGCGCGTCCTCCGCCGCACGCGCGAGCACGTCGCCCTCGTCGCGGTGGCGCTCGTGGCCGCCCTCGCGCTCGCCGTCCCGCTCGGCGTGGTGGCCGCTCGCCGCCCCGGCCTCGGCCGCGTGGTGCTCGGCGCGGCCGGCGTGGTGCAGACGGTGCCCTCGCTCGCGCTGCTCGTGATGCTGATCCCGCTGCTCGGCATCGGGGCGCGGCCGGCGGTCGCGGCGCTCTTCCTGTACGGGCTGCTGCCGATCGTGCGGAACACGCACGCGGGCCTGACCGGCATCGCGCTGGAGCTGCGCGAGTCCGCGGCCGCGCTCGGGCTCTCGCCGGGGGCCCGGCTCCGCCTCGTCGAGCTGCCGCTCGCCACGCCCGCGATCCTCGCCGGCGTGAAGACCTCGGCGGTCATCACCGTGGGGACCGCCACCCTCGGCGCCCTCGTCGGCGCGGGCGGTTACGGGCAGCCCATCCTGACCGGCGTGCGGCTCGCCTCCGTCCCGCTCATCCTCGAGGGCGCGCTCCCCGCGGCGCTGCTCGCCCTCGCGGCGCAGGGCCTGTTCGACCTCGCCGAGCGCTGGCTGGTCCCGCGCGGCCTGCGCCGCGCGCGGGCGGCGGGTCGCTGA
- a CDS encoding ATP-binding cassette domain-containing protein has translation MRAEASTGGAPAIELRDVVKRFGGREGLGPVSLRVAAGRTVALIGPSGAGKSTLLRLVLGLVAPERGEVRIAGAPLRPADHAARRRFGYVVQGGGLFPHLTAEGNAALVARHLRWPSSRIAARLAELAALTRLPEAALARYPHELSGGQAQRVSLMRALFLEPEALLLDEPLGALDPVTRAELGADLRAVFATLGETVLLVTHDLAEAAFFADELVLLRDGAVVQRGTLDDLVQAPADPFVARFVGAQRALGLPRGAP, from the coding sequence ATGCGCGCGGAGGCTTCGACCGGCGGTGCACCGGCCATCGAGCTCCGCGACGTGGTGAAGCGGTTCGGCGGGAGGGAGGGGCTGGGACCCGTCTCCCTGAGGGTGGCGGCGGGGCGCACGGTGGCGCTCATCGGTCCGAGCGGCGCCGGCAAGTCCACGCTCCTGCGCCTCGTGCTCGGCCTCGTCGCGCCGGAGCGCGGCGAGGTGAGGATCGCCGGCGCGCCGCTCCGCCCCGCCGATCACGCGGCGCGCCGCCGCTTCGGCTACGTCGTGCAGGGCGGCGGGCTCTTCCCCCACCTCACCGCGGAGGGAAACGCCGCCCTCGTCGCGCGCCACCTCCGCTGGCCGTCCTCCCGGATCGCCGCGCGTCTCGCGGAGCTCGCCGCCCTCACGCGCCTGCCGGAGGCAGCGCTGGCGCGCTACCCGCACGAGCTGTCCGGCGGCCAGGCCCAGCGCGTGAGCCTCATGCGCGCGCTCTTCCTCGAGCCGGAGGCCCTCCTCCTCGACGAGCCGCTCGGCGCGCTGGATCCCGTGACGCGCGCGGAGCTCGGGGCGGACCTGCGCGCCGTCTTCGCGACGCTCGGCGAGACGGTGCTCCTCGTGACCCACGACCTCGCCGAGGCGGCGTTCTTCGCCGACGAGCTGGTGCTGCTCCGGGACGGCGCCGTCGTGCAGCGCGGCACGCTCGACGACCTCGTGCAAGCGCCCGCGGACCCGTTCGTCGCGCGCTTCGTGGGCGCGCAGCGGGCGCTCGGGCTCCCCAGGGGGGCGCCGTGA
- a CDS encoding beta-propeller domain-containing protein produces MRASTLVFALLVLACRADRDRPAVAVARVGLDPIAGCEDLARALRDRAIADMERDLDANLAAALEGRCWDHAYGQPPLVPGPATPEGDAGGGAMDRSDTNVQVAGVDEPDLVKTDGNVVYAVGDGRVQILDAWPAAETRRIAVVQVEGTPKGLLLHEGHLLVFSSVPRPAEGPAPGAPGAPTWPAGGDCTYGYDCVPSGDGNASKLTLLEVSEPAHPRVVREVTFNGSYLAARRIGASVHAVVALPERSVPGLELWPSSGYCDGTGEDGTRAAFERLRRENRARIEEADLGGWVPSARDVRHRADGDVEDADVLGGCPGFYASAEGEGAGFVSIASLSSAGDGPLSVTSVLGRPGFVYAGPDALYLASPHAWRGGSWFWAEPETSPEATTVHAFRLADAPSPRSEYAASGLVGGRVLSSFSLDEHGGALRIATTTGHLPDPATRSAVTVLRETGGRLEEVGRLDGIAPGEDIRAVRFDGARAFVVTFKKTDPLFVLDLAEPAAPAVAGELKVPGFSTYLHLVDPGHLLTLGFDAADQGDFAWFTGFQLQLFDVADPAAPALAYRELIGTRGSTSEAATDHLAFNYFAPRSLLALPMVICEGGDASGGYGATMTFSGLMIYRVRPDEGFTYLGGVAHAEPEPPGTYGDGCWTWWTDASTPVKRSIFLEDWVLSFTERELRVQDTRALGTDVARVDFTAP; encoded by the coding sequence GTGCGTGCGTCGACGCTCGTCTTCGCGCTCCTCGTCCTGGCCTGCCGCGCCGATCGCGATCGGCCGGCGGTCGCGGTCGCCCGCGTCGGGCTCGATCCCATCGCCGGCTGCGAGGACCTGGCCCGCGCGCTCCGCGACCGCGCCATCGCCGACATGGAGCGGGACCTCGACGCCAACCTCGCCGCCGCGCTCGAGGGGCGCTGCTGGGACCATGCGTACGGGCAGCCCCCGCTCGTCCCCGGGCCCGCGACGCCCGAGGGCGACGCCGGCGGGGGGGCGATGGACCGGTCCGACACCAACGTGCAGGTCGCCGGCGTGGACGAGCCCGACCTCGTGAAGACGGACGGGAACGTGGTCTACGCCGTGGGCGACGGTCGCGTGCAGATCCTCGACGCCTGGCCGGCGGCCGAGACGCGCCGGATCGCGGTGGTGCAGGTCGAGGGGACGCCGAAGGGCCTCTTGCTGCACGAGGGGCACCTGCTCGTGTTCTCGTCCGTGCCGCGGCCTGCCGAGGGGCCCGCGCCGGGCGCGCCGGGGGCGCCGACGTGGCCGGCAGGCGGCGACTGCACGTACGGCTACGACTGCGTGCCGTCGGGGGACGGCAACGCGTCGAAGCTCACGCTGCTCGAGGTCTCGGAGCCGGCCCATCCGCGCGTGGTGCGCGAGGTGACGTTCAACGGCTCCTACCTCGCCGCGCGCAGGATCGGCGCCTCGGTCCACGCCGTCGTCGCGCTCCCGGAGCGGAGCGTGCCCGGCCTGGAGCTCTGGCCGAGCTCGGGCTACTGCGACGGTACGGGTGAGGACGGGACCCGCGCGGCGTTCGAGCGGCTCCGCCGCGAGAACCGCGCCCGCATCGAGGAGGCGGACCTCGGCGGCTGGGTGCCCTCGGCGCGCGACGTCCGCCACCGCGCGGACGGCGACGTCGAGGACGCCGACGTGCTCGGCGGATGTCCGGGGTTCTACGCGTCGGCCGAGGGCGAGGGGGCGGGGTTCGTGTCGATCGCGTCGCTCTCGTCCGCGGGGGACGGTCCGCTCTCCGTGACGTCCGTGCTCGGGCGGCCCGGCTTCGTCTACGCGGGGCCGGACGCGCTGTACCTCGCCTCGCCGCACGCGTGGCGCGGCGGGAGCTGGTTCTGGGCGGAGCCCGAGACGAGCCCGGAGGCCACCACGGTGCACGCCTTCCGGCTGGCGGACGCGCCCTCGCCGCGGTCCGAGTACGCCGCCAGCGGGCTCGTCGGGGGGCGCGTGCTGAGCTCGTTCTCGCTGGACGAGCACGGGGGCGCGCTGCGGATCGCGACCACCACCGGTCACCTGCCGGATCCGGCCACCCGCAGCGCGGTGACCGTGCTGCGCGAGACGGGCGGAAGGCTCGAGGAGGTGGGCCGCCTGGACGGGATCGCGCCGGGCGAGGACATCCGCGCGGTGCGCTTCGACGGCGCCCGCGCCTTCGTCGTCACCTTCAAGAAGACCGACCCGCTGTTCGTGCTCGACCTCGCCGAGCCGGCGGCGCCCGCCGTCGCCGGCGAGCTGAAGGTGCCGGGGTTCTCGACGTACCTCCACCTCGTCGATCCGGGCCACCTCCTCACCCTCGGCTTCGACGCCGCCGACCAGGGCGACTTCGCCTGGTTCACCGGCTTCCAGCTCCAGCTCTTCGACGTCGCGGACCCCGCCGCGCCCGCCCTCGCGTACCGGGAGCTGATCGGCACGCGCGGGTCCACCTCCGAGGCGGCGACCGATCACCTCGCCTTCAACTACTTCGCGCCGAGGTCGCTCCTCGCCCTGCCGATGGTGATCTGCGAGGGCGGCGACGCGAGCGGCGGCTACGGCGCGACCATGACCTTCAGCGGCCTCATGATCTACCGCGTGCGTCCGGACGAGGGCTTCACGTACCTCGGCGGCGTCGCGCACGCCGAGCCGGAGCCGCCCGGGACCTACGGCGACGGCTGCTGGACGTGGTGGACGGACGCGAGCACGCCGGTGAAGCGGAGCATCTTCCTCGAGGACTGGGTGCTCTCGTTCACCGAGCGCGAGCTGCGCGTGCAGGACACGCGCGCGCTGGGGACGGACGTGGCGCGGGTCGACTTCACGGCGCCGTGA
- a CDS encoding DUF2721 domain-containing protein: protein MSAVPGDSHITDIARVIQLAVAPVFLLTAIGTILSVLSGRLARIVDRVRVLIDRASKLPREERGWIEREVESLLRRRQLVNLAITSGTSAALLVCVLIASAFVGYLIGVDFSIFLAVTFIAAMGAFVAALVLFLREILIAVATLRFELPDER from the coding sequence ATGAGCGCCGTGCCCGGCGACAGCCACATCACCGACATCGCCCGCGTGATCCAGCTCGCGGTCGCTCCCGTCTTCCTCCTCACCGCCATCGGGACCATCCTGTCGGTCCTCTCCGGCCGGCTCGCCCGCATCGTGGACCGCGTCCGCGTGCTCATCGACCGCGCCTCGAAGCTCCCCCGCGAGGAGCGCGGCTGGATCGAGCGCGAGGTCGAGTCCCTGCTGCGCCGCCGCCAGCTCGTGAACCTCGCGATCACCTCCGGCACGAGCGCCGCGCTCCTCGTCTGCGTCCTCATCGCGAGCGCGTTCGTCGGCTACCTCATCGGCGTCGACTTCTCCATCTTCCTCGCGGTCACCTTCATCGCCGCGATGGGCGCCTTCGTCGCCGCGCTCGTGCTGTTCCTGCGCGAGATCCTCATCGCGGTGGCGACGCTGCGGTTCGAGCTGCCGGACGAGCGCTGA
- a CDS encoding phage holin family protein, which yields MRAEGELHRERLQDLPLRELLRELVEDGQTLLREEVRLAKAELREEGRKAARGGAALGGGAAVLFAALLCFAATLVLLGATFMPAWLAALIVTALYAGAGAAALYSGKRQLAEARPAKAIENLQEDKRWAKETMRDIRSSRHAHA from the coding sequence GTGCGGGCAGAGGGAGAGCTGCATCGGGAACGGCTGCAGGACTTGCCGCTGCGGGAGCTGCTGCGGGAGCTCGTCGAGGACGGGCAGACCCTGCTGCGTGAGGAGGTCCGGCTCGCGAAGGCGGAGCTCCGCGAGGAGGGGCGCAAGGCGGCGCGGGGCGGCGCAGCGCTCGGCGGCGGAGCGGCGGTGCTGTTCGCGGCGCTGCTGTGCTTCGCTGCGACGCTCGTGCTCCTCGGCGCGACCTTCATGCCGGCGTGGCTGGCCGCTCTCATCGTGACGGCGCTCTACGCCGGGGCGGGCGCGGCCGCGCTGTATTCCGGCAAGCGGCAGCTCGCGGAGGCGCGGCCGGCGAAGGCCATCGAGAACCTCCAGGAGGACAAGAGATGGGCGAAAGAGACGATGCGCGACATCAGGTCGAGCAGACACGCGCACGCATGA
- a CDS encoding aminoacyl-tRNA deacylase, producing the protein MIPSQIENHLRESHRGFEHHTHRTAMSAQELAAAEHVSGHRVAKAVVVSLDGLLAFAVVAATERVSLAALEEATGRPAELVPESDFSPRFQPCEAGAEPPLAMFGVPIFVDEALLQERKLVMPAGTHEDAIVLDTSEWMRCEGVTPIAALGVPATRSEFGG; encoded by the coding sequence ATGATCCCGTCGCAGATCGAGAACCACCTCCGCGAGAGCCATCGCGGATTCGAGCATCACACCCACCGCACGGCGATGTCCGCGCAGGAGCTCGCGGCCGCCGAGCACGTGAGCGGGCACCGCGTCGCGAAGGCGGTCGTCGTGAGCCTCGACGGCCTGCTCGCCTTCGCCGTCGTGGCGGCGACGGAGCGCGTGAGCCTCGCCGCGCTGGAGGAGGCGACCGGCCGCCCCGCGGAGCTCGTCCCGGAGTCCGACTTCTCACCCCGCTTCCAGCCGTGCGAGGCCGGCGCGGAGCCGCCCCTCGCCATGTTCGGCGTGCCGATCTTCGTGGACGAGGCGCTCCTGCAGGAGCGGAAGCTCGTGATGCCGGCCGGCACGCACGAGGACGCGATCGTGCTCGACACCTCCGAGTGGATGCGCTGCGAGGGCGTCACGCCGATCGCCGCGCTGGGAGTGCCGGCGACGCGCTCCGAGTTCGGCGGCTGA
- a CDS encoding TraR/DksA family transcriptional regulator — MTPKQRATLKNTLERLRAELVRAGPAKIQPNRTDAATTGVADEDAQALSEMLQVLASQRNKGQAELVARIDRALAKLASAPEDFGLCEDCEEEIAPGRLAVMPYATRCPACQAKTEPRLGAGRRKLTDYR; from the coding sequence ATGACCCCGAAGCAGCGCGCGACCCTGAAGAACACGCTCGAGCGGCTCCGCGCCGAGCTCGTCCGGGCGGGCCCCGCGAAGATCCAGCCGAACCGCACCGACGCCGCCACCACGGGCGTCGCGGACGAGGACGCGCAGGCGCTCTCCGAGATGCTCCAGGTGCTCGCCTCGCAGCGCAACAAGGGCCAGGCGGAGCTCGTCGCGCGCATCGATCGCGCCCTCGCGAAGCTGGCGTCGGCGCCCGAGGACTTCGGGCTCTGCGAGGACTGCGAGGAGGAGATCGCGCCGGGGCGGCTGGCCGTGATGCCCTACGCCACCCGCTGCCCGGCGTGCCAGGCGAAGACCGAGCCGAGGCTCGGGGCCGGGCGGCGCAAGCTCACGGACTACCGCTGA
- a CDS encoding hemolysin III family protein: MEDGLLERAKPRLRGVSHEIAAYVAAPSCALLVGAAETRLARTGALVYGASLVALFLASAVYHRPTWSPRARRILWRVDHSAIFVLIAGTYTPMCLLLGEAGRTMLTAVWLGAAAGIGLSIAWVTAPKPLMAGLYVLLGWFVVPLVPALREAMGPGALALLLGGGLLYSAGAVIYALRRPDPYPAVFGFHEIFHLLVIAAAACHFAVVAGVLRALR; encoded by the coding sequence ATGGAGGACGGGTTGCTGGAACGGGCGAAGCCGCGGCTGCGGGGGGTGTCGCACGAGATCGCTGCCTACGTGGCGGCCCCGAGCTGCGCGCTGCTGGTCGGGGCGGCGGAGACGAGGCTGGCCCGGACAGGGGCCCTCGTGTACGGCGCGAGCCTGGTCGCGCTCTTCCTCGCGAGCGCGGTCTATCACCGCCCCACCTGGTCACCCCGGGCGCGCCGCATCCTCTGGCGGGTCGATCACTCCGCCATCTTCGTGCTCATCGCCGGCACCTATACGCCGATGTGCCTGCTGCTCGGCGAGGCGGGCCGGACGATGCTCACCGCGGTGTGGCTCGGCGCGGCGGCCGGCATCGGCCTGTCCATCGCGTGGGTCACCGCGCCGAAGCCGCTCATGGCCGGGCTGTACGTGCTCCTCGGCTGGTTCGTCGTCCCGCTGGTCCCCGCGCTCCGGGAGGCGATGGGCCCGGGCGCGCTCGCGCTGCTCCTCGGCGGGGGGCTGCTGTACAGCGCCGGCGCGGTGATCTACGCGCTCCGGCGGCCGGATCCCTACCCCGCGGTCTTCGGCTTCCACGAGATCTTCCACCTGCTCGTGATCGCCGCCGCGGCGTGTCACTTCGCGGTCGTCGCGGGCGTGCTCCGCGCGCTGCGCTGA